In Helianthus annuus cultivar XRQ/B chromosome 3, HanXRQr2.0-SUNRISE, whole genome shotgun sequence, a single window of DNA contains:
- the LOC110931843 gene encoding PKS-NRPS hybrid synthetase CHGG_01239-like, which produces MSGWGDFFNVFENEANRGSYDNNEDNKAGMFDLNAPFDPILASDAGHDTWGLDAFQPNYAGYYISQHPVNFEAPPVSVGPPTDSSHSSPISCGPPEGPNADQERSEFQNKHKFASMDELVEWCRDVGRVNGYALVTKRTIYDKPPSGQPLKIWLTCDCAGEYKSTATVRRSGTRKTGCKFQLIGAYKKRLGYWDLRVEEAKHNHKPFLYPEGHPSLMRLTPSEERTVEKMTHQNIKPRYILAAIKEHKPHNISIRNTIYNARAKLGRMEQVGETPMQILFDRLEKVGFVFYHRTSQNGERVEDVFFIHPESNMLWRTFPHVLLIDSTYKTNRYKMPLVHIIGVTSTLMSFCIAHAFVSNEKQ; this is translated from the exons ATGTCGGGTTGGGGTGACTTTTTTAATGTGTTTGAAAACGAGGCGAATCGGGGGAGTTATGATAACAATGAAGATAACAAAGCGGGAATGTTTGATCTGAATGCTCCGTTCGATCCCATTCTTGCGTCTGATGCAGGTCATGATACTTGGGGCTTGGATGCCTTTCAGCCTAATTATGCTGGTTATTATATATCGCAACACCCGGTTAATTTTGAAGCCCCTCCTGTTAGTGTTGGACCGCCAACTGATAGTTCTCATTCTTCTCCCATAAGTTGTGGACCGCCTGAGGGTCCAAATGCTGACCAGGAACGTAGTGAGTTTCAAAACAAGCAT AAATTCGCTAGTATGGATGAATTGGTAGAGTGGTGTAGAGACGTCGGACGCGTAAATGGCTACGCCCTCGTCACCAAACGCACCATCTACGATAAACCCCCTAGCGGTCAGCCGTTAAAAATTTGGCTTACGTGCGATTGTGCCGGCGAGTATAAATCAACAGCCACGGTCAGACGCAGCGGGACCAGGAAAACCGGTTGCAAGTTCCAACTAATCGGGGCATATAAAAAGAGGTTAGGTTATTGGGATCTAAGGGTTGAGGAAGCTAAACATAACCACAAACCATTTTTGTATCCAGAGGGTCATCCGTCCCTAATGAGGCTGACTCCATCGGAAGAGAGGACGGTGGAGAAAATGACGCATCAGAACATAAAACCACGATACATTCTTGCTGCCATTAAAGAACATAAACCCCATAATATCTCAATAAGAAACACCATATACAATGCTCGGGCCAAATTGGGTCGAATGGAACAAGTCGGCGAGACTCCAATGCAGATACTTTTCGACCGGTTGGAGAAGGTTGGGTTTGTTTTTTACCATAGAACATCTCAAAACGGCGAACGGGTCGAGGATGTTTTCTTCATCCACCCGGAGTCGAACATGTTGTGGCGCACCTTCCCGCATGTGTTGCTTATAGACTCCACCTACAAGACGAATCGGTACAAAATGCCGCTAGTCCATATTATCGGTGTTACAtccacgttgatgtcgttttgcaTTGCTCATGCGTTCGTAAGCAACGAAAAACAATAA